The proteins below come from a single Eucalyptus grandis isolate ANBG69807.140 chromosome 3, ASM1654582v1, whole genome shotgun sequence genomic window:
- the LOC104437695 gene encoding EG45-like domain containing protein translates to MKPCSKRTRLLLVLLLVTMHVHFSRADVGTAAHYSPPYTPTACFGNDPSQFPSSNLFAAAGEGIWDNGASCGRQYLVRCISASVSGTCIPSQTIQVRIVDRALSSSSRPSSSGATIVLSTTAFGTIAKSSAAAVNVEYQQV, encoded by the exons ATGAAGCCCTGCAGCAAAAGAACGCGACTCCTACTCGTCCTTCTTCTGGTGACGATGCATGTTCATTTCTCTCGTGCCGACGTCGGCACCGCCGCGCACTACAGTCCTCCATACACAC CGACGGCATGCTTCGGCAATGATCCATCACAGTTCCCATCGAGCAACCTCTTTGCGGCGGCGGGTGAAGGGATATGGGACAACGGAGCGTCATGCGGGAGGCAGTACCTAGTGCGTTGCATCAGCGCCTCCGTCTCCGGAACCTGCATTCCCAGCCAGACTATCCAAGTCCGAATCGTCGACCGAGCGCTGTCCTCGTCTTCACGTCCCTCGAGTAGCGGCGCAACCATAGTCCTCTCAACGACAGCGTTTGGCACTATTGCAAAGTCATCTGCTGCGGCTGTGAACGTCGAGTATCAACA GGTTTGA